In Flavobacteriales bacterium, the following proteins share a genomic window:
- a CDS encoding universal stress protein: protein MASKTYIVPHDFTSVADTALNHASVVAKTTGAEVILLHVVSKPAQIDEVKGKLENIAAEASKAGGISCHANVRIGNIFDDIGAFASEHNASLIFMGTHGARGWQKIVGSDAMKIITNSEVPFVVVQQKKIKNNGYDDIIVPMDLERDTKQKLSIVADMAKYFNSRIHIVLPNEDDEYLVHQLNSNIAFAKKFLGDRGIEFTTRIAEGSLDKECVRLSAELDADLIAIMNHQGNRLTGGMFANSAEQQLITNDAEIPVMIVNPIDTGVSGSVLFS, encoded by the coding sequence GCGTCGGTAGTAGCTAAAACAACAGGTGCAGAAGTTATTCTATTACATGTTGTATCTAAACCTGCGCAGATCGATGAAGTAAAAGGAAAACTGGAAAACATTGCGGCAGAAGCGTCGAAAGCAGGAGGTATTTCTTGTCACGCTAACGTTCGTATTGGAAATATTTTCGACGACATCGGAGCTTTTGCTTCCGAACATAATGCATCACTCATTTTTATGGGTACGCACGGTGCAAGAGGATGGCAGAAAATTGTTGGATCAGATGCTATGAAAATCATCACCAACAGTGAAGTGCCATTTGTTGTTGTTCAACAGAAAAAAATTAAAAACAACGGGTACGACGATATCATCGTGCCAATGGATTTAGAACGCGATACCAAACAAAAATTATCGATCGTTGCCGACATGGCAAAGTACTTTAATTCGCGTATCCATATCGTTCTTCCGAATGAAGATGATGAATACCTCGTGCATCAGTTAAATTCCAATATTGCCTTCGCGAAAAAATTCCTCGGAGATCGCGGTATTGAATTTACCACCCGTATTGCAGAAGGTTCGCTCGATAAAGAATGTGTTCGTTTGTCGGCAGAACTGGATGCAGACCTTATTGCAATCATGAATCACCAGGGTAATCGTTTAACCGGTGGTATGTTTGCCAACTCCGCCGAGCAACAACTTATTACCAACGATGCAGAAATTCCTGTTATGATCGTTAACCCAATCGATACCGGAGTAAGCGGATCTGTATTGTTCAGCTAA